agaagaaacggAACCCCTCTCTTTAGGCCTTCCCATTCACTACACTCATTATTACGCCTCTCTTAAATTTCGAATACGCATCCCCCCCGTTCATCACCCACATTTCTTTCATTACCTTTTCTACTCCCATCCAACGGCTCCCATCATATTTACCTTTCACTCCAACGCTTCTTTcactctcttctttcttctatatataCTCCCTCTCTGCTACTGCTTTCTTCTCAATCACTCACAActctctctccattttctcttctctttttacattcatcttttcctttctttcaatctttccatttcatttcCTATACACAAATGGCGATTACAAGTCTTGTTGCCCTTATTTTTGTGTCATTCTTTATCGCCTCTGCTTTTGCTCAATCCCCGGCTGCATCTCCCTCATTGTCTCCCACCAAATCACCCTCCAAGGCTCCATCCCATAACTCCCCCAAATCCTCTCCCGCGGTGGCTCCTACTCCTTCCTCCTTGAAGTCTCCACCAtctcctccttcttcttctccctcTACTTCTCCGTCTCCGGCCAGTTCTCCCGCCTCGATCTCCTCACCGCCTGCTGACGCTCCCGCTCCGTCAGGTAACGGCGCTGCTTCGATCACTTTTTCGGTGTTCGGATCTGTTGCCGTTGCGCTATACGCCGTCGTTTTGATGATCTGAGTGCCACTCGGATTCCATTCCTTCTCTTTGTCTGTCTATTTGAGTGATTTATTGTAGCATTTCACTGAGTACATTTTatgttgattttgtatttttggttttttttttactttcacagttattattatatattattcttcatttatctaatttaattCGTTTTATTGCCTTCCAGTtatgtgtttttgttcttcttctcttctcatctattaatttacaatcaccttttctaatttctctctttccacTTTTTATGTTCCAACTTATTACAAAAACATCAACGGAATACCATTAATGTGATCATATAATAACACAATCTAAACATTTTTGGACCATATTTCAGAGATTTGaatagataaattaaatatatcttttttaatacaaatgaCAATTAAATTAAGGAGTAAGGAATTTGAAGCTCTAACTTTTGAGATAATCTTGatgataatgataaattaaGAGTAAAGTTGTTAGTTTTTATGATGTCTCCAGTAAGAGTTTCAATATGATCCATTATcgtttaatttgaaacttattTTTGCTTAAAAGAATTGGGAAATGTTCATCTCCATGTACCTTTTGACGACAGCTGTGttctattaaaaattattgcaacctttttcccctttttatGTGTAAAGTTTATTAGGGGAGCATGAAAATTGAGAGTGATTGGGATTTAAATCGATGAAATTTTGACAAATGTTGTGGAAGaattcactttttcttttaaccatacacttcttccttttctgtttttactactttttacatttgtgagaaatgacaaaaatataaattataaaggaTGGACAagttttatcttattttaatttaatttcaattcgTTTGTTGtacataatattttaataaatatttggtacTTCATTcctttatttcaataaaaaaatgattattgattCTCCATAGACTGGTTGTTAATTATGAGTTCTATTAAATTGAGTTCATTCTCACAATCCAGTTTGTGTTCAGTTTGATTAAGGTTTGGTATGGAGTACACTTCCTTTATTGCAGCACAGTAAACTACGTACATTATACAACACAGTTAATTAAGCTAAGTGACTACTTCTCTATCAATTGAAAGAATCGTTAAAGAAATGCTAAGTTGAATTGGCCATTTTTGTTTAGCATCCGAAGTGGAATCTTAGTGTTGAGAATGTTAAGGGACACAGCGATATATCAGCTCAATTTAAGGATAAAGGAGTATCGTGtggttaaaagaaattttcattaaaactGCATAAATTAGTTAGACTGTGATAACACTAGTAGCTAAGTCAAATGCTCCACTGattgtatatatagtttgatagGAGAGTTGCGTTCTTCCCAAGTTCTGTTAGTCAAGATTGTCATGGGGTCGCATTAGCTGTGTTGTAATGCTAGGAAGGTTGAGGCACTACCggatcttatttatttactactCTTGTTTGGTTGCTAAGAGTTCCTTATAAATACCAGGTCCTCCGCAAACCACTCTATTgctaattttgtgttttataagAATTCGTTTCCTCGGTTTAGCGCCTTTACAGCCAGTTTTGACTTTACTGTCTGTAATGTCCGAAATTAGGAGGGAGACATGAATGAACCGGTATCACATCTGAATGAGAGAGATTCCGAGGACATGAAAGTAATATTAAGTAAGacttaaagaattaaaagttaatacatATACTAACATGGTGCACCTTTCTTTTCGGTGGCTCGATCGTAGGAACTTcaaagttaagcgtgcttagTTTTGGGTAATTCTATGTTGGATGACCTCCTGTGAATTTTCATCAGACTCGTGTTGGTTTGTAGGGAGAACTTTCACTCTAATAAGCCTTTAAGCATAATAAGGATGACGTCTATATCAATTTGATATTAAGAATGCATTCTTGAATGgagatttagaaaaagaagtgtATATGAGACCTCCATCGGGATTAAAAGTCCAGTTTGACCATCAGGTTTTTGCCGACTTCGAAAGTCCTTGTATGTGTTGAAACAATCACCAAGAGCTTGGTTTGACAGATTTACCACATCTGCCAAGTCTTAAGGTTACACTCAGAGGCATTCTGATCATACTTTATTCACAAAACTCTCCAAGTTTGGAAAAATGTCAGTTTTGATAgtttatgttgatgacattggTGTAATCGCCTTTATTTGTTAACTGAGACAGGTATGTTAGGATGTTGTCTTGCTGATACACCTATTGAGCCATATGCCAAACTCAGAGATACATGTGATCAAGTTTCGATTGACAAAGAAAAGTATCAATGCCTAgtggaaaattttatttatttatctcacACTAGGCCCAACATTTCATATGTTGTGAGTATTGTTAGTCAGTTCATGCAGACTCTCCTTACGAAGAACACATGGAGGCAGTACACAAAATTCTGAGGCACTTAAAAACAACTCCTGGTAAGAgattgagattaaaaaaaactaacaaaaggTGTATCGATACAccttttgttagtttttttgttagtttttttgttagtttttggCTGTATACAGATCATGATTGGGCAGAttctattgttgatagaaaATCTATGTTCGGGTACAGTACTTTTGTATGTGGCAATCTCATTACTTGGAGCAGCAAGAAGCAAGGGTAGTGTTGAAGCTGAATACAGGGCCATGAGTTTGGGAATTTGTGAGAAAATTTGGCTTCAAAAGGTGTTATCTGATCTTCACCAAGACTATAGGTGCCTATGAATCTTTTATGTGATAATAAGGCAGTTATCAACATGACAAAACTAAACCCGTAGAGATTGACAGACACTTTATGTCAACGAGAAATTGGACAGTGGTAGCATCTTCATTCCTTACATACCTTCAAGCCAACAAATTGTTGATATTCTCTCAAAAGAACTTCTCAAACAAAGCTTTCAGGCTTACGTTAGCAAGTTGAGTCTTTTTGACATTTACAGCCCCACTTGAGGGGGAGTGCTAGAATTAGTGGATTTGTTGTCTATCGAAATAAGATTTTATAGTGccttaattatcttttattgtttttattttgggttctataacttataaataaatgtttcctctatcataataagaaaatagcACCGTAGTATTTCTTCCTATCTAGAATTTCCACGTAGAATAGTTTGtctttccattttccttctttcaatAAGTGTGTTTTATTTctgtttgaattattttaggTGAAAATGGAGGCCAACCCACCAAACCATGGCATGTGGCCTATGAATCATCACCTATATCCTCCCTTGCTCATCTTCTCCCTTTCCGGTCTTcttgtgtttgatttttttaatatatgaattgaactttgattgaggaaaatgaaagaatataaacaaaatttataaatagaatagttaaaagaaaacctaTGGCATGCTCTCTCTCAGGTTAACGAGTccacaaagaaaagaaaataaaagaaaagggagaagaaaaaactaactGACCCAATCCGACTCGCTTAGACTCAACTCAAAAGCGGGTAGGGTCAGGTTGTTACTACACAAACGTACATTTCGGGTTAGGTCGGTTTTGAAGAAAAGTCGACTCGACTCAGCCCAATTACACCTCAATCACATATGTAGGGAAAGAATGCTCAAATGAATGCTCAATTTGAGTAGTGAAATATCTAAGCTAATCATTATGTGGTTAACTTCTAGTGTATCTAAGGTCAGTCAATACCAAGAGATAGTGAAGCTTAAGGAatgaaaatgtgtttgattagacttaaatttgattgatttaacTTAATATTCTCATGAATTCATGAGCTTAATGTGATTAACTAAGGAAATGCGACAAAACTTGACTGatttaaaaatcaacatttcATATGTTGGTTTTCCTTAGGGAGTCTCTGAATTTTTCATAACACAGTTGATTAGACTTCATCAGTACTTGACTCATGAATTCAATTTGCATAACAAATCAATGAATTAATCCACACATAACCAAATAGTCTGTCAATTAGCAAAGGGTAGTTAATCTCTTGTTTTGCTCCGTTTCTCTCGGTTTATCTTACATTTAACACTTTAGATTcttgtgtttaatttttctatcaaCCAAaattcactacaagaaaatgggGATCTTTTGACTTACAAAATAGTAGAAAGATGTATGAAAAAGCGTTGAAAAAGGATCTCCCGACGCATTGTCATGCGTAATGAGCCGGGAGACGATCTCCCGACACACAAAATGAATCGTTGGGAGATCTTAGACATCTCCCGACATCACGTATACGACATCGAGAGATcctgtatttttttaaataaaaatacctTCCATTTAATAATGGAAGGTATATGTATCCATCTGAGAATTATAGTGTAGCACATCCCTCCCCCGAACCACAATCAAGCGAGCAAGCAATTACAGTGTAGTATATTCAGTaaccaaacaaatttaaaatctaagtTTATTGTGTATGAATCAGCAAAGTTTCACCCAAACAATCAGTAAGATCTTGCAAGCTACAACGTAACAACCCTATTCACCAAGAAGGAAATTAGTAAAACCtcctaaaaatgaaaaaaaatatgggtttGATTTTGCGATGATCAGATATAGATGTGAAGTTGAATGACGAAGGTGCAGAGGAAAATCAAGGTAAAAATGACGAGGAATGGATTGAAAATGGAGTCGCCATTGGTTTAGAAGTTGTCGAACTGAACGAAGCGGTGCTGGCTGGGGATTTGTAAGAGAAGGCGAATGAAGCGACCGATGGTGTAGCTTCTCAACTCTTCaaccctttctttttccctttgtaAATTTGTGAATTAGAGATGGAGAGTTAGTTTTTAAAGAACTCTAGATGCCACCAACAAGGCATCGAGATTTCTCCCATAACTCTCGACGCCTAAAGTGTCAAGAGTTCTTCGAGTTCTCCTAATGCTTTATTGGTTGCGGCGTCGGGAGTTCTTCGATTTTTTTCAATGCTTATTGGTGATGTCGGAAGTTCCTCCTTATCTCCCAACGCGTAATGGTATGTGCATTGGGGGATCGAGTATATCTACCACTTCGGTAATTACGTCGGGAGATATGTTGTCTCCCGATATGTGTTCTCTTAATGGTATAAAACAAGCAGCGGGATAACCCCATTTTATCGTTTTCCTAGCTTTTATCTTATACTCTTTGTGGTTCAACTTGATCTTGTTAGAGATATTGTTCGTTAGTTGTGAGGTTCAAGATGAGATATTAAATGTTATTTGAGTAATTAAGAGAGGATTTGACACCCATTCTTTCAtgggtaattataattggtggcaattttaatttaggaataataattaagtaaataacaacattatgaaaaattacaaatatagcaaaatatatccgtaatagacttttatcgttgatagacttttattgtctatcaatgatagaccaatatttacaacatggtctatcgaCGAAAGATTTAATTCAATcaatattgatagacttcgacaaattttgctatatttgtaaattttttaaaatgttgctatatacttaattattttcaatctaattgttatatttgcaactatctcttctttcattttttacaaGTGAGACGTCTTTTAAGATGATTATTTGTTGCttgtgcaattttttttattgaattggccattattttcttaactaataaaatatttttagcaaCCTTTATTAAAACATCGATAagctaaagttttttttaaaaaattcaaatttgtagtgacacaaatataaatttcatgaACGTTGACCATTATTGTAAAAGATGTATGCAATAACAAAAATCTACATTTATCAACGACTATTATATTGCTAAAACTTATCTTTCAGTGACAATATTGCAACACCATTGTAAATTACCAACAACAATGCCAACATGAGTTTAGCTCAACTGGTACCTGTTCCTGTGGACAAGAGGTCTCAAGTTCAAATTCTCACCTTAACATTTATTACAATGTTTTTGTGTCAGGATCTTTCTCGTAGTG
This is a stretch of genomic DNA from Cucumis sativus cultivar 9930 chromosome 4, Cucumber_9930_V3, whole genome shotgun sequence. It encodes these proteins:
- the LOC101221980 gene encoding 60S ribosomal protein L22, producing MAITSLVALIFVSFFIASAFAQSPAASPSLSPTKSPSKAPSHNSPKSSPAVAPTPSSLKSPPSPPSSSPSTSPSPASSPASISSPPADAPAPSGMLGCCLADTPIEPYAKLRDTCDQIMIGQILLLIENLCSGTVLLYVAISLLGAARSKGSVEAEYRAMSLGIYIDVKLNDEGAEENQGKNDEEWIENGVAIGLEVVELNEAVLAGDL